In a single window of the Chelonia mydas isolate rCheMyd1 chromosome 8, rCheMyd1.pri.v2, whole genome shotgun sequence genome:
- the SQSTM1 gene encoding sequestosome-1 isoform X1: MAALTVKAFLLGKEEAVREIRRFALAPPARYPEVRDKVCEIFPGLLRAGAAPGTFQMHYKVYQSLSSPDEDGDMIAFSSDEELKMALPYVKDGIFRIYIKEKKECRREHRSQCNQERPPNVVHPNVICDGCEGPVVGARFKCTICPDYDLCSTCEGKGIHKEHNMIMFQSPLLNPFEWFPRGRWLRKMRHGVPPFAWMHGWGHPGPATPCQDSGQAQASAAPQNPDPEQEAFNSQSQDHNVTFLKNVGESVAAMLSPLGIEVDIDVEHGGQKSKVTPPCPSSQKSDSEPGGSATSQNGQPKPEGSKESVTEKEDSITEQMQEMVIEPPSTHMEDSNFLSQEQGESSSSAGGDEDWTHLSSKEVDPSTGELQSLQIPERQGPSSLDPFQVPPRPGPTGLREAALYPHLPPEADPRLIESLSQMLSMGFSDDGGWLTRLLQAKKCDIGAALDTIQYSKQPPRS, translated from the exons ATGGCCGCGCTGACGGTGAAGGCCTTCCTGCTGGGCAAGGAGGAGGCGGTCCGCGAGATCCGCCGCTTCGCCCTCGCGCCGCCCGCCCGCTACCCGGAGGTGCGCGACAAGGTCTGCGAGATCTTCCCGGGGCTGCTGCGGGCCGGCGCGGCCCCCGGCACCTTCCAGATGCATTACAAGG TTTATCAATCTCTGTCTTCTCCAGATGAAGATGGGGACATGATTGCCTTCTCCAGTGACGAAGAACTCAAGATGGCACTGCCATATGTGAAGGATGGCATTTTTCGTATTTACATCAAAG agaaaaaGGAGTGCAGACGTGAGCATCGTTCACAGTGCAACCAGGAGCGTCCCCCCAATGTAGTGCACCCCAATGTGATCTGTGATGGCTGTGAGGGACCAGTGGTAGGTGCTCGATTCAAATGCACTATTTGTCCAGACTATGACCTATGCAGCACCTGTGAGGGGAAAGGCATCCACAAGGAGCACAACATGATCATGTTTCAAAGCCCACTGCTCAATCCATTTGAG tggtTTCCCAGAGGTCGCTGGCTTCGTAAGATGAGACATGGGGTTCCACCCTTTGCATGGATGCATGGCTGGGGGCACCCTGGTCCTGCCACTCCATGTCAGGACTCTGGGCAGGCACAAGCCAGTGCTGCACCCCAAAATCCAGACCCTGAGCAAG aagcctttAACAGCCAGTCCCAGGACCACAATGTCACCTTTTTAAAGAATGTTGGGGAGAGTGTTGCAGCCATGCTGAGTCCTCTTG GCATTGAAGTAGATATCGATGTGGAACATGGGGGACAAAAAAGCAAAGTGACTCCCCCGTGTCCAAGTTCACAGAAGAGTGATTCGGAGCCTGGAGGTAGTGCCACTAGCCAAAATGGCCAGCCCAAACCAGAAGGGAGTAAAGAATCTGTCACTGAGAAAGAAGATTCTATTACAGAGCAGATGCAGGAGATGGTGATAGAGCCTCCCTCCACACATATGGAAGACAGCAATTTCCTGTCGCAG GAACAGGGTGAATCCAGTAGTTCTGCAGGGGGTGATGAGGACTGGACCCACTTATCTTCAAAAGAAGTGGATCCCTCCACAGGTGAACTGCAGTCTCTCCAAATTCCAGAGAGACAGGGTCCCAGCTCTTTAGACCCATTTCAGGTTCCCCCCAGACCAGGACCGACAGGACTACGAGAAGCTGCACTCTACCCACATCTCCCACCAG AAGCAGACCCCCGCCTGATTGAATCTCTGTCCCAGATGCTCTCCATGGGTTTCTCTGATGATGGTGGATGGCTGACCCGTCTCCTCCAGGCAAAGAAATGTGACATTGGGGCAGCACTGGATACCATCCAGTATTCCAAGCAACCACCTCGTTCCTAA
- the SQSTM1 gene encoding sequestosome-1 isoform X4, whose protein sequence is MAALTVKAFLLGKEEAVREIRRFALAPPARYPEVRDKVCEIFPGLLRAGAAPGTFQMHYKDEDGDMIAFSSDEELKMALPYVKDGIFRIYIKEKKECRREHRSQCNQERPPNVVHPNVICDGCEGPVVGARFKCTICPDYDLCSTCEGKGIHKEHNMIMFQSPLLNPFEWFPRGRWLRKMRHGVPPFAWMHGWGHPGPATPCQDSGQAQASAAPQNPDPEQAFNSQSQDHNVTFLKNVGESVAAMLSPLGIEVDIDVEHGGQKSKVTPPCPSSQKSDSEPGGSATSQNGQPKPEGSKESVTEKEDSITEQMQEMVIEPPSTHMEDSNFLSQEQGESSSSAGGDEDWTHLSSKEVDPSTGELQSLQIPERQGPSSLDPFQVPPRPGPTGLREAALYPHLPPEADPRLIESLSQMLSMGFSDDGGWLTRLLQAKKCDIGAALDTIQYSKQPPRS, encoded by the exons ATGGCCGCGCTGACGGTGAAGGCCTTCCTGCTGGGCAAGGAGGAGGCGGTCCGCGAGATCCGCCGCTTCGCCCTCGCGCCGCCCGCCCGCTACCCGGAGGTGCGCGACAAGGTCTGCGAGATCTTCCCGGGGCTGCTGCGGGCCGGCGCGGCCCCCGGCACCTTCCAGATGCATTACAAGG ATGAAGATGGGGACATGATTGCCTTCTCCAGTGACGAAGAACTCAAGATGGCACTGCCATATGTGAAGGATGGCATTTTTCGTATTTACATCAAAG agaaaaaGGAGTGCAGACGTGAGCATCGTTCACAGTGCAACCAGGAGCGTCCCCCCAATGTAGTGCACCCCAATGTGATCTGTGATGGCTGTGAGGGACCAGTGGTAGGTGCTCGATTCAAATGCACTATTTGTCCAGACTATGACCTATGCAGCACCTGTGAGGGGAAAGGCATCCACAAGGAGCACAACATGATCATGTTTCAAAGCCCACTGCTCAATCCATTTGAG tggtTTCCCAGAGGTCGCTGGCTTCGTAAGATGAGACATGGGGTTCCACCCTTTGCATGGATGCATGGCTGGGGGCACCCTGGTCCTGCCACTCCATGTCAGGACTCTGGGCAGGCACAAGCCAGTGCTGCACCCCAAAATCCAGACCCTGAGCAAG cctttAACAGCCAGTCCCAGGACCACAATGTCACCTTTTTAAAGAATGTTGGGGAGAGTGTTGCAGCCATGCTGAGTCCTCTTG GCATTGAAGTAGATATCGATGTGGAACATGGGGGACAAAAAAGCAAAGTGACTCCCCCGTGTCCAAGTTCACAGAAGAGTGATTCGGAGCCTGGAGGTAGTGCCACTAGCCAAAATGGCCAGCCCAAACCAGAAGGGAGTAAAGAATCTGTCACTGAGAAAGAAGATTCTATTACAGAGCAGATGCAGGAGATGGTGATAGAGCCTCCCTCCACACATATGGAAGACAGCAATTTCCTGTCGCAG GAACAGGGTGAATCCAGTAGTTCTGCAGGGGGTGATGAGGACTGGACCCACTTATCTTCAAAAGAAGTGGATCCCTCCACAGGTGAACTGCAGTCTCTCCAAATTCCAGAGAGACAGGGTCCCAGCTCTTTAGACCCATTTCAGGTTCCCCCCAGACCAGGACCGACAGGACTACGAGAAGCTGCACTCTACCCACATCTCCCACCAG AAGCAGACCCCCGCCTGATTGAATCTCTGTCCCAGATGCTCTCCATGGGTTTCTCTGATGATGGTGGATGGCTGACCCGTCTCCTCCAGGCAAAGAAATGTGACATTGGGGCAGCACTGGATACCATCCAGTATTCCAAGCAACCACCTCGTTCCTAA
- the SQSTM1 gene encoding sequestosome-1 isoform X6 — MAALTVKAFLLGKEEAVREIRRFALAPPARYPEVRDKVCEIFPGLLRAGAAPGTFQMHYKDEDGDMIAFSSDEELKMALPYVKDGIFRIYIKEKKECRREHRSQCNQERPPNVVHPNVICDGCEGPVWFPRGRWLRKMRHGVPPFAWMHGWGHPGPATPCQDSGQAQASAAPQNPDPEQEAFNSQSQDHNVTFLKNVGESVAAMLSPLGIEVDIDVEHGGQKSKVTPPCPSSQKSDSEPGGSATSQNGQPKPEGSKESVTEKEDSITEQMQEMVIEPPSTHMEDSNFLSQEQGESSSSAGGDEDWTHLSSKEVDPSTGELQSLQIPERQGPSSLDPFQVPPRPGPTGLREAALYPHLPPEADPRLIESLSQMLSMGFSDDGGWLTRLLQAKKCDIGAALDTIQYSKQPPRS; from the exons ATGGCCGCGCTGACGGTGAAGGCCTTCCTGCTGGGCAAGGAGGAGGCGGTCCGCGAGATCCGCCGCTTCGCCCTCGCGCCGCCCGCCCGCTACCCGGAGGTGCGCGACAAGGTCTGCGAGATCTTCCCGGGGCTGCTGCGGGCCGGCGCGGCCCCCGGCACCTTCCAGATGCATTACAAGG ATGAAGATGGGGACATGATTGCCTTCTCCAGTGACGAAGAACTCAAGATGGCACTGCCATATGTGAAGGATGGCATTTTTCGTATTTACATCAAAG agaaaaaGGAGTGCAGACGTGAGCATCGTTCACAGTGCAACCAGGAGCGTCCCCCCAATGTAGTGCACCCCAATGTGATCTGTGATGGCTGTGAGGGACCAGTG tggtTTCCCAGAGGTCGCTGGCTTCGTAAGATGAGACATGGGGTTCCACCCTTTGCATGGATGCATGGCTGGGGGCACCCTGGTCCTGCCACTCCATGTCAGGACTCTGGGCAGGCACAAGCCAGTGCTGCACCCCAAAATCCAGACCCTGAGCAAG aagcctttAACAGCCAGTCCCAGGACCACAATGTCACCTTTTTAAAGAATGTTGGGGAGAGTGTTGCAGCCATGCTGAGTCCTCTTG GCATTGAAGTAGATATCGATGTGGAACATGGGGGACAAAAAAGCAAAGTGACTCCCCCGTGTCCAAGTTCACAGAAGAGTGATTCGGAGCCTGGAGGTAGTGCCACTAGCCAAAATGGCCAGCCCAAACCAGAAGGGAGTAAAGAATCTGTCACTGAGAAAGAAGATTCTATTACAGAGCAGATGCAGGAGATGGTGATAGAGCCTCCCTCCACACATATGGAAGACAGCAATTTCCTGTCGCAG GAACAGGGTGAATCCAGTAGTTCTGCAGGGGGTGATGAGGACTGGACCCACTTATCTTCAAAAGAAGTGGATCCCTCCACAGGTGAACTGCAGTCTCTCCAAATTCCAGAGAGACAGGGTCCCAGCTCTTTAGACCCATTTCAGGTTCCCCCCAGACCAGGACCGACAGGACTACGAGAAGCTGCACTCTACCCACATCTCCCACCAG AAGCAGACCCCCGCCTGATTGAATCTCTGTCCCAGATGCTCTCCATGGGTTTCTCTGATGATGGTGGATGGCTGACCCGTCTCCTCCAGGCAAAGAAATGTGACATTGGGGCAGCACTGGATACCATCCAGTATTCCAAGCAACCACCTCGTTCCTAA
- the SQSTM1 gene encoding sequestosome-1 isoform X3: MAALTVKAFLLGKEEAVREIRRFALAPPARYPEVRDKVCEIFPGLLRAGAAPGTFQMHYKDEDGDMIAFSSDEELKMALPYVKDGIFRIYIKEKKECRREHRSQCNQERPPNVVHPNVICDGCEGPVVGARFKCTICPDYDLCSTCEGKGIHKEHNMIMFQSPLLNPFEWFPRGRWLRKMRHGVPPFAWMHGWGHPGPATPCQDSGQAQASAAPQNPDPEQEAFNSQSQDHNVTFLKNVGESVAAMLSPLGIEVDIDVEHGGQKSKVTPPCPSSQKSDSEPGGSATSQNGQPKPEGSKESVTEKEDSITEQMQEMVIEPPSTHMEDSNFLSQEQGESSSSAGGDEDWTHLSSKEVDPSTGELQSLQIPERQGPSSLDPFQVPPRPGPTGLREAALYPHLPPEADPRLIESLSQMLSMGFSDDGGWLTRLLQAKKCDIGAALDTIQYSKQPPRS; the protein is encoded by the exons ATGGCCGCGCTGACGGTGAAGGCCTTCCTGCTGGGCAAGGAGGAGGCGGTCCGCGAGATCCGCCGCTTCGCCCTCGCGCCGCCCGCCCGCTACCCGGAGGTGCGCGACAAGGTCTGCGAGATCTTCCCGGGGCTGCTGCGGGCCGGCGCGGCCCCCGGCACCTTCCAGATGCATTACAAGG ATGAAGATGGGGACATGATTGCCTTCTCCAGTGACGAAGAACTCAAGATGGCACTGCCATATGTGAAGGATGGCATTTTTCGTATTTACATCAAAG agaaaaaGGAGTGCAGACGTGAGCATCGTTCACAGTGCAACCAGGAGCGTCCCCCCAATGTAGTGCACCCCAATGTGATCTGTGATGGCTGTGAGGGACCAGTGGTAGGTGCTCGATTCAAATGCACTATTTGTCCAGACTATGACCTATGCAGCACCTGTGAGGGGAAAGGCATCCACAAGGAGCACAACATGATCATGTTTCAAAGCCCACTGCTCAATCCATTTGAG tggtTTCCCAGAGGTCGCTGGCTTCGTAAGATGAGACATGGGGTTCCACCCTTTGCATGGATGCATGGCTGGGGGCACCCTGGTCCTGCCACTCCATGTCAGGACTCTGGGCAGGCACAAGCCAGTGCTGCACCCCAAAATCCAGACCCTGAGCAAG aagcctttAACAGCCAGTCCCAGGACCACAATGTCACCTTTTTAAAGAATGTTGGGGAGAGTGTTGCAGCCATGCTGAGTCCTCTTG GCATTGAAGTAGATATCGATGTGGAACATGGGGGACAAAAAAGCAAAGTGACTCCCCCGTGTCCAAGTTCACAGAAGAGTGATTCGGAGCCTGGAGGTAGTGCCACTAGCCAAAATGGCCAGCCCAAACCAGAAGGGAGTAAAGAATCTGTCACTGAGAAAGAAGATTCTATTACAGAGCAGATGCAGGAGATGGTGATAGAGCCTCCCTCCACACATATGGAAGACAGCAATTTCCTGTCGCAG GAACAGGGTGAATCCAGTAGTTCTGCAGGGGGTGATGAGGACTGGACCCACTTATCTTCAAAAGAAGTGGATCCCTCCACAGGTGAACTGCAGTCTCTCCAAATTCCAGAGAGACAGGGTCCCAGCTCTTTAGACCCATTTCAGGTTCCCCCCAGACCAGGACCGACAGGACTACGAGAAGCTGCACTCTACCCACATCTCCCACCAG AAGCAGACCCCCGCCTGATTGAATCTCTGTCCCAGATGCTCTCCATGGGTTTCTCTGATGATGGTGGATGGCTGACCCGTCTCCTCCAGGCAAAGAAATGTGACATTGGGGCAGCACTGGATACCATCCAGTATTCCAAGCAACCACCTCGTTCCTAA
- the SQSTM1 gene encoding sequestosome-1 isoform X5: MAALTVKAFLLGKEEAVREIRRFALAPPARYPEVRDKVCEIFPGLLRAGAAPGTFQMHYKVYQSLSSPDEDGDMIAFSSDEELKMALPYVKDGIFRIYIKEKKECRREHRSQCNQERPPNVVHPNVICDGCEGPVWFPRGRWLRKMRHGVPPFAWMHGWGHPGPATPCQDSGQAQASAAPQNPDPEQEAFNSQSQDHNVTFLKNVGESVAAMLSPLGIEVDIDVEHGGQKSKVTPPCPSSQKSDSEPGGSATSQNGQPKPEGSKESVTEKEDSITEQMQEMVIEPPSTHMEDSNFLSQEQGESSSSAGGDEDWTHLSSKEVDPSTGELQSLQIPERQGPSSLDPFQVPPRPGPTGLREAALYPHLPPEADPRLIESLSQMLSMGFSDDGGWLTRLLQAKKCDIGAALDTIQYSKQPPRS; encoded by the exons ATGGCCGCGCTGACGGTGAAGGCCTTCCTGCTGGGCAAGGAGGAGGCGGTCCGCGAGATCCGCCGCTTCGCCCTCGCGCCGCCCGCCCGCTACCCGGAGGTGCGCGACAAGGTCTGCGAGATCTTCCCGGGGCTGCTGCGGGCCGGCGCGGCCCCCGGCACCTTCCAGATGCATTACAAGG TTTATCAATCTCTGTCTTCTCCAGATGAAGATGGGGACATGATTGCCTTCTCCAGTGACGAAGAACTCAAGATGGCACTGCCATATGTGAAGGATGGCATTTTTCGTATTTACATCAAAG agaaaaaGGAGTGCAGACGTGAGCATCGTTCACAGTGCAACCAGGAGCGTCCCCCCAATGTAGTGCACCCCAATGTGATCTGTGATGGCTGTGAGGGACCAGTG tggtTTCCCAGAGGTCGCTGGCTTCGTAAGATGAGACATGGGGTTCCACCCTTTGCATGGATGCATGGCTGGGGGCACCCTGGTCCTGCCACTCCATGTCAGGACTCTGGGCAGGCACAAGCCAGTGCTGCACCCCAAAATCCAGACCCTGAGCAAG aagcctttAACAGCCAGTCCCAGGACCACAATGTCACCTTTTTAAAGAATGTTGGGGAGAGTGTTGCAGCCATGCTGAGTCCTCTTG GCATTGAAGTAGATATCGATGTGGAACATGGGGGACAAAAAAGCAAAGTGACTCCCCCGTGTCCAAGTTCACAGAAGAGTGATTCGGAGCCTGGAGGTAGTGCCACTAGCCAAAATGGCCAGCCCAAACCAGAAGGGAGTAAAGAATCTGTCACTGAGAAAGAAGATTCTATTACAGAGCAGATGCAGGAGATGGTGATAGAGCCTCCCTCCACACATATGGAAGACAGCAATTTCCTGTCGCAG GAACAGGGTGAATCCAGTAGTTCTGCAGGGGGTGATGAGGACTGGACCCACTTATCTTCAAAAGAAGTGGATCCCTCCACAGGTGAACTGCAGTCTCTCCAAATTCCAGAGAGACAGGGTCCCAGCTCTTTAGACCCATTTCAGGTTCCCCCCAGACCAGGACCGACAGGACTACGAGAAGCTGCACTCTACCCACATCTCCCACCAG AAGCAGACCCCCGCCTGATTGAATCTCTGTCCCAGATGCTCTCCATGGGTTTCTCTGATGATGGTGGATGGCTGACCCGTCTCCTCCAGGCAAAGAAATGTGACATTGGGGCAGCACTGGATACCATCCAGTATTCCAAGCAACCACCTCGTTCCTAA
- the SQSTM1 gene encoding sequestosome-1 isoform X2, with translation MAALTVKAFLLGKEEAVREIRRFALAPPARYPEVRDKVCEIFPGLLRAGAAPGTFQMHYKVYQSLSSPDEDGDMIAFSSDEELKMALPYVKDGIFRIYIKEKKECRREHRSQCNQERPPNVVHPNVICDGCEGPVVGARFKCTICPDYDLCSTCEGKGIHKEHNMIMFQSPLLNPFEWFPRGRWLRKMRHGVPPFAWMHGWGHPGPATPCQDSGQAQASAAPQNPDPEQAFNSQSQDHNVTFLKNVGESVAAMLSPLGIEVDIDVEHGGQKSKVTPPCPSSQKSDSEPGGSATSQNGQPKPEGSKESVTEKEDSITEQMQEMVIEPPSTHMEDSNFLSQEQGESSSSAGGDEDWTHLSSKEVDPSTGELQSLQIPERQGPSSLDPFQVPPRPGPTGLREAALYPHLPPEADPRLIESLSQMLSMGFSDDGGWLTRLLQAKKCDIGAALDTIQYSKQPPRS, from the exons ATGGCCGCGCTGACGGTGAAGGCCTTCCTGCTGGGCAAGGAGGAGGCGGTCCGCGAGATCCGCCGCTTCGCCCTCGCGCCGCCCGCCCGCTACCCGGAGGTGCGCGACAAGGTCTGCGAGATCTTCCCGGGGCTGCTGCGGGCCGGCGCGGCCCCCGGCACCTTCCAGATGCATTACAAGG TTTATCAATCTCTGTCTTCTCCAGATGAAGATGGGGACATGATTGCCTTCTCCAGTGACGAAGAACTCAAGATGGCACTGCCATATGTGAAGGATGGCATTTTTCGTATTTACATCAAAG agaaaaaGGAGTGCAGACGTGAGCATCGTTCACAGTGCAACCAGGAGCGTCCCCCCAATGTAGTGCACCCCAATGTGATCTGTGATGGCTGTGAGGGACCAGTGGTAGGTGCTCGATTCAAATGCACTATTTGTCCAGACTATGACCTATGCAGCACCTGTGAGGGGAAAGGCATCCACAAGGAGCACAACATGATCATGTTTCAAAGCCCACTGCTCAATCCATTTGAG tggtTTCCCAGAGGTCGCTGGCTTCGTAAGATGAGACATGGGGTTCCACCCTTTGCATGGATGCATGGCTGGGGGCACCCTGGTCCTGCCACTCCATGTCAGGACTCTGGGCAGGCACAAGCCAGTGCTGCACCCCAAAATCCAGACCCTGAGCAAG cctttAACAGCCAGTCCCAGGACCACAATGTCACCTTTTTAAAGAATGTTGGGGAGAGTGTTGCAGCCATGCTGAGTCCTCTTG GCATTGAAGTAGATATCGATGTGGAACATGGGGGACAAAAAAGCAAAGTGACTCCCCCGTGTCCAAGTTCACAGAAGAGTGATTCGGAGCCTGGAGGTAGTGCCACTAGCCAAAATGGCCAGCCCAAACCAGAAGGGAGTAAAGAATCTGTCACTGAGAAAGAAGATTCTATTACAGAGCAGATGCAGGAGATGGTGATAGAGCCTCCCTCCACACATATGGAAGACAGCAATTTCCTGTCGCAG GAACAGGGTGAATCCAGTAGTTCTGCAGGGGGTGATGAGGACTGGACCCACTTATCTTCAAAAGAAGTGGATCCCTCCACAGGTGAACTGCAGTCTCTCCAAATTCCAGAGAGACAGGGTCCCAGCTCTTTAGACCCATTTCAGGTTCCCCCCAGACCAGGACCGACAGGACTACGAGAAGCTGCACTCTACCCACATCTCCCACCAG AAGCAGACCCCCGCCTGATTGAATCTCTGTCCCAGATGCTCTCCATGGGTTTCTCTGATGATGGTGGATGGCTGACCCGTCTCCTCCAGGCAAAGAAATGTGACATTGGGGCAGCACTGGATACCATCCAGTATTCCAAGCAACCACCTCGTTCCTAA